A genomic stretch from Perognathus longimembris pacificus isolate PPM17 chromosome 5, ASM2315922v1, whole genome shotgun sequence includes:
- the LOC125351055 gene encoding olfactory receptor 5K3-like, whose product MVEGNDSSTTEFILIGFTDHPELKVLLFVVFLVIYLVTMVGNLGLVALIYMERRLHTPMYIFLGNLALMDSCCSSAITPKMLQNFFSTDRTISLSECMAQFYFLCLAETADCFLLAAMAYDRYVAICSPLQYHTKMSKKLCILMTTAIYIVGNLHSIVHVGLLFRLTFCGSNQINHFFCDILPLYELSCVDPYINDLIRLLLAGLIQIITITVLVTSYFYILFTIFTMKSTGGRSKALSTCSSHFLSVSMFYGSLLFVYIQPHSDSEGDKDKAGAVFYTLIIPLLNPFIYSLRNKEVINVIKAIMNNKRVLTF is encoded by the coding sequence ATGGTTGAGGGCAACGATTCTTCCACAACTGAGTTCATCCTTATAGGATTCACAGATCATCCGGAGTTGAAGGTCCTCCTGTTTGTGGTATTCCTGGTCATCTATCTGGTCACCATGGTGGGGAATCTTGGTTTGGTGGCACTGATTTACATGGAACGACGTCTTCACACACCAATGTACATCTTTCTGGGAAACCTGGCTCTCATGGAttcctgctgctcctctgccattacTCCAAAGATGTTACAGAACTTTTTTTCTACAGACAGAACAATATCCCTCTCTGAATGTATGGcacagttttattttctctgtcttgCTGAAACTGCTGACTGCTTTCTTCTGGCAgcaatggcctatgaccgctatgtggccatttgTAGCCCACTGCAGTACCACACCAAGATGTCCAAGAAACTCTGCATTCTCATGACCACAGCAATCTACATTGTTGGAAACCTCCATTCCATTGTTCATGTAGGATTATTGTTTAGGTTAACTTTCTGTGGGTCAAATCAAATCAATCACTTTTTTTGTGATATTCTTCCATTATATGAACTCTCATGTGTTGATCCTTATATTAATGATTTGATTAGACTTCTTTTAGCAGGGTTAATTCAAATTATAACTATTACTGTACTTGTGACATCGTATTTCTATATTCTTTTCACTATATTCACAATGAAGTCCACGGGGGGAAGAAGCAAAGCTTTGTCTACCTGCTCATCCCACTTCCTCTCTGTGTCCATGTTCTATGGCTCTCTGCTCTTTGTGTATATTCAGCCACATTCAGATAGTGAAGGGGATAAAGACAAAGCTGGTGCTGTGTTTTATACTCTAATAATTCCTCTTTTAAATCCCTTCATTTATAGTCTTAGAAATAAAGAAGTAATAAATGTTATCAAAgcaataatgaataataaaagaGTTTTGACATTCTGA